One Bradyrhizobium manausense DNA segment encodes these proteins:
- a CDS encoding VOC family protein, with translation MVAAHDVAKPGAKGESKARGPIAPIGVNHVVLNVRDMEESHRFWTEVAGLHLVGKFRQLPDRKMWFYSGIGPDGLHHHDLALVENPNLPPPPAQWGMWDMPMAINHVAIAYPSRADWLSQLAYLQEKGIKFDRRIDHGMTHSLYLHDPNGYGVELVYELPREVWEGDIDAALNFAELRPHEGPEALIDRTDIPTFGERSRPPQ, from the coding sequence ATGGTTGCAGCTCATGACGTTGCGAAGCCAGGCGCAAAGGGCGAGTCGAAGGCACGCGGACCAATCGCACCAATTGGCGTAAACCACGTTGTCCTCAACGTCCGCGACATGGAAGAGAGTCACCGATTCTGGACCGAGGTCGCCGGCCTGCATCTGGTCGGCAAATTCCGGCAACTGCCGGATCGAAAGATGTGGTTCTACAGCGGCATCGGCCCCGACGGTCTGCATCACCACGACCTTGCGCTCGTGGAGAACCCGAACCTGCCGCCGCCCCCCGCTCAATGGGGGATGTGGGATATGCCCATGGCGATCAATCACGTTGCGATTGCCTATCCCAGCCGCGCAGACTGGTTGAGCCAGCTCGCCTATCTCCAGGAGAAGGGCATCAAGTTCGATCGGCGCATCGACCATGGTATGACCCACAGCCTCTATCTGCACGATCCGAACGGTTATGGCGTGGAGCTGGTCTACGAACTGCCGCGCGAGGTCTGGGAGGGCGATATCGACGCCGCGCTGAACTTTGCTGAATTGCGGCCGCACGAAGGACCTGAAGCTCTGATCGATCGGACGGACATCCCAACGTTTGGCGAACGGTCGAGACCTCCACAATGA
- a CDS encoding multicopper oxidase family protein, with the protein MQHDPNDGSPDGTAVGAARLSRRQLLGAAGALSLIAGSARAQHAMHDHAAVSHAADMSPTMGMVPEAAVQAMDQPLVEPEVRRSVGGVLSTNLRCAYAYRQIGGVRLYVRSYEGGSPGPTLRMKPGETLRIKLINDLPPNRDGLPADISHPHQFNNTNFHFHGAHASPSGIADNVMRSMAPGHSYNIEIALPADHTSGTYWYHPHHHGSADIQMSSGMVGALIVEGDFAGVPEITSARERLLVLTQVVFDANGMVENFETLFPETATRFLAINGQRRPVIEMRPGEVQRWRILNAAYQDDMLLDLEKHDLHAIAYDGIQLGAVQKLKQLLIAPGQRADILVKAGGPGTYAFNAAPYDQGHPSPVGPLAQILVSGAPMEMRLPAALPAPPLASVKDGEITNRRKVVLSATAPEADAAGHWQEFGFFIDGKKFDPGRIDHRVKLGAVEEWTIVNTHEHDDHVFHIHTNPFQVVSVNGKALATPEWRDSVIVERKGGEVVFRSRFLDFTGVFMLHCHMMNHEEMGMMQTVEVYKA; encoded by the coding sequence ATGCAGCACGATCCGAACGACGGCTCACCTGACGGCACCGCAGTGGGCGCAGCGAGGCTGTCGCGGCGGCAGTTGCTCGGTGCGGCGGGCGCGCTGTCTCTGATCGCTGGCTCCGCGAGGGCCCAGCATGCGATGCACGACCATGCGGCCGTGTCCCACGCCGCCGACATGTCGCCGACGATGGGCATGGTGCCGGAAGCGGCGGTTCAGGCCATGGACCAGCCGCTGGTCGAGCCCGAGGTGCGCAGGTCGGTGGGCGGCGTGCTAAGCACGAATTTGCGCTGCGCCTACGCTTATCGCCAGATCGGCGGCGTCAGGCTCTATGTCAGGTCCTATGAGGGCGGCAGTCCCGGCCCGACCCTGCGGATGAAGCCCGGCGAGACGCTGCGGATCAAGCTGATCAACGACCTGCCGCCCAACCGCGACGGCTTGCCCGCGGATATCAGCCATCCGCACCAGTTCAACAACACCAATTTCCATTTCCACGGCGCGCATGCGAGCCCGAGCGGGATCGCCGACAACGTCATGCGCTCGATGGCGCCGGGCCACAGCTACAACATCGAGATCGCGCTGCCGGCCGACCACACCAGCGGCACCTATTGGTATCACCCGCATCACCACGGCAGCGCCGACATCCAGATGTCGAGCGGCATGGTTGGCGCGCTCATCGTCGAGGGCGATTTCGCCGGCGTGCCGGAGATCACCTCCGCGCGCGAGCGGCTGCTGGTGCTGACCCAGGTCGTCTTCGACGCCAACGGCATGGTGGAGAATTTCGAGACGCTGTTTCCGGAGACGGCGACGCGCTTCCTCGCGATCAACGGCCAGCGCCGCCCGGTCATCGAGATGCGGCCCGGCGAGGTGCAGCGCTGGCGCATCCTCAATGCGGCCTATCAGGACGACATGCTGCTCGATCTCGAGAAACACGATTTGCATGCGATTGCCTATGACGGCATCCAGCTCGGCGCGGTGCAGAAGCTGAAGCAGCTCCTGATCGCACCGGGCCAGCGCGCGGACATTCTGGTGAAGGCGGGCGGTCCGGGCACCTACGCCTTCAACGCCGCGCCTTATGACCAGGGCCATCCGTCACCGGTCGGGCCGCTGGCGCAGATCCTTGTGTCGGGGGCCCCGATGGAAATGAGGCTGCCGGCCGCCCTGCCGGCGCCGCCGCTGGCGAGCGTCAAGGACGGCGAGATCACCAATCGCCGCAAGGTGGTGCTGTCGGCGACCGCGCCGGAAGCCGATGCCGCCGGCCATTGGCAGGAGTTCGGCTTCTTTATTGACGGCAAGAAGTTCGATCCCGGCAGGATCGATCATCGGGTCAAGCTGGGGGCCGTCGAGGAATGGACCATCGTCAACACGCATGAGCATGACGACCACGTCTTCCATATCCATACCAACCCGTTCCAGGTGGTCTCGGTCAACGGCAAGGCGCTGGCGACGCCGGAATGGCGGGATTCCGTCATCGTCGAACGCAAGGGCGGCGAGGTCGTGTTCCGCTCGCGCTTTCTCGATTTCACCGGCGTTTTCATGCTCCACTGCCACATGATGAACCATGAGGAGATGGGCATGATGCAGACGGTGGAGGTCTACAAGGCCTGA
- a CDS encoding GSCFA domain-containing protein: protein MSKNAKPAAPSKFEVLTGQLRDLGNKYIEDKDYISAQLTFRKLLQLDSKDVNARFIYAHLIEDGTHKKHAEARDLLLSILDDHPEILNNPTEDNLNLVRGAALRCSNIGPNDRAIDLLRKLARASNRADDHFHLSEVLTRCNAFEESVASLERAIRLDPNSFDTETNRETLKFARSQLNKAASGAAKDSKRVGRYPETHDFTGDLRKLIRNHIAVNLNSAPKFIEKSTRFFTMGSCFARNLSKNLIENGYTSHHMEISEYINTTFANRVFVDWLRDADIDEAIKGRLVELLPPGWSKDNTLQAIRSSDVFILTLGVAPAFFDRDTGSFVLPRPTALNSRALAEKYLYRTTSVKENVDNVLYLLDFIRSVAPEIKIVVTVSPVPLQASFEFESAVQADCLSKSTMRLTAHEVVNNSDIPDIFYWPSFEIFRWAGSNAGDFYAADDGAAWHVSEDKVSSTIRAFVEMFSPT, encoded by the coding sequence TTGAGCAAGAACGCAAAGCCCGCCGCTCCCAGCAAGTTCGAGGTATTGACCGGCCAGCTCCGGGACCTCGGCAACAAATACATCGAGGACAAGGACTACATCAGCGCGCAGCTGACGTTCAGGAAGCTGCTTCAGCTCGACAGCAAGGATGTCAATGCGCGCTTCATCTACGCTCATCTGATCGAGGACGGCACCCACAAGAAGCACGCCGAAGCGCGCGATCTGCTGTTGTCGATCCTGGATGACCACCCCGAGATCCTCAACAACCCGACCGAGGACAATCTGAACCTGGTCAGAGGCGCGGCGCTGAGGTGCAGCAATATCGGGCCGAATGACCGGGCCATTGATCTGCTTCGCAAGCTCGCCCGCGCGTCAAATCGTGCCGATGATCATTTCCATCTCAGCGAGGTGCTGACGCGGTGCAACGCCTTCGAGGAGTCGGTTGCCAGTCTTGAAAGGGCGATACGGCTTGATCCCAACAGTTTCGACACCGAGACGAACAGGGAGACGCTGAAATTCGCCAGGTCGCAGCTGAACAAGGCGGCTTCCGGCGCGGCGAAAGACAGCAAGAGGGTCGGCCGCTATCCGGAGACGCACGATTTCACCGGAGATCTTCGCAAGCTGATCCGCAACCACATCGCCGTCAATCTCAACAGCGCGCCGAAGTTCATCGAAAAGAGCACGCGCTTCTTCACGATGGGGTCGTGCTTCGCCAGGAATCTGTCCAAGAACCTGATCGAGAACGGCTACACCAGCCATCACATGGAAATCTCGGAGTATATCAACACGACGTTCGCCAACAGGGTGTTCGTCGACTGGCTTCGCGACGCTGATATCGATGAGGCCATCAAGGGCAGGCTTGTCGAATTGCTGCCTCCAGGCTGGAGCAAGGACAATACGCTCCAGGCCATCAGGAGCAGCGACGTGTTCATCCTGACCCTCGGTGTCGCCCCGGCCTTCTTCGACAGGGACACCGGCAGCTTCGTCCTGCCGCGGCCGACCGCGCTGAACTCGCGGGCTCTTGCCGAGAAATATCTGTACCGGACCACGAGCGTCAAAGAGAACGTCGACAACGTCCTCTACCTGCTCGACTTCATCAGGAGCGTCGCGCCGGAGATCAAGATCGTCGTGACGGTCTCGCCGGTGCCGTTGCAGGCTTCCTTCGAGTTCGAGTCAGCGGTGCAGGCCGACTGCCTGTCGAAGAGCACCATGCGCTTGACCGCCCACGAGGTGGTCAACAACTCCGATATCCCCGACATCTTCTACTGGCCGTCGTTCGAAATCTTCCGATGGGCCGGCTCGAATGCCGGCGATTTCTACGCGGCAGACGATGGCGCGGCCTGGCACGTGTCCGAGGACAAGGTGTCGAGCACCATCAGGGCGTTCGTCGAGATGTTTTCTCCGACGTGA
- a CDS encoding winged helix-turn-helix domain-containing tetratricopeptide repeat protein: protein MFQFNGYVLDVARGCLRIEDREIELRPKSFEVLRCLVENAGRLVTKDELFKAVWHDVIVSDEALTQCISEVREAINDRAQTTIKTMPRRGYRFAAPVSKPGPEGERQRPAPAVSSDAAIAAGHAEKPSIAVLPFVNLNDDPQLNYLSDGITGDIITELSRFSDLAVIARSSAFQYKSKSVDVRQVGRELGVRYVLEGSVRHDEKRIRITAQLVDAVTGVHRWAERYDRELRDAFDVQDEVVRTIVTILQVRVIEAEVERILSKPPATWEAYDYYLRGYHAFATGFSQYPLASFYEARRCLERSVSIDPDYARAHVILARTHTYTYVEPRDESYLDPAELERAGELARTAVRLDSTLPQARTLLGSFLMFKRRHEEAIAEFEQAFALNPNYSDHSFGLSLVFAGQPARAIDVMQASMRLEPFRNATRLAYSGNAHYMLGRYEEAVVPLRESARLMPNLRITPLWLAAAYAQLGRLDDARAAADEVRRIEPGFTIERWKVTAAYKRAEDSERLFDGIRKAGLPDR from the coding sequence ATGTTCCAGTTCAACGGCTATGTGCTTGACGTCGCTCGCGGATGCCTGCGCATCGAGGATCGCGAGATCGAGCTGCGGCCGAAGAGCTTCGAGGTATTGCGTTGCCTGGTCGAGAATGCGGGCCGGCTGGTCACCAAGGATGAGCTTTTCAAAGCTGTCTGGCACGACGTGATTGTCTCCGATGAAGCACTGACGCAGTGTATCAGCGAAGTCCGCGAGGCGATCAACGATCGCGCGCAGACCACTATCAAGACCATGCCTCGCCGCGGCTATCGTTTTGCCGCGCCAGTCTCGAAGCCTGGGCCCGAGGGAGAACGTCAGCGCCCGGCGCCTGCCGTCTCATCCGATGCCGCAATCGCTGCTGGCCATGCAGAGAAGCCGTCGATCGCAGTGCTGCCGTTTGTGAATCTCAACGATGACCCACAGCTGAACTATCTCAGCGATGGAATCACAGGGGACATCATCACCGAGCTTTCCAGATTCTCCGATCTTGCCGTGATCGCCCGAAGCTCGGCCTTTCAGTACAAGAGCAAGTCGGTCGATGTGCGGCAGGTCGGACGCGAGCTGGGCGTGCGCTACGTTCTCGAAGGCAGCGTCCGCCACGACGAAAAACGCATTCGTATCACCGCTCAACTCGTCGATGCCGTCACCGGCGTACACCGCTGGGCAGAGCGATACGACCGCGAACTCCGGGATGCCTTCGATGTTCAGGACGAGGTGGTGCGAACCATCGTCACCATCCTTCAGGTGCGCGTGATCGAGGCGGAAGTGGAGCGCATCCTGTCAAAGCCGCCGGCGACCTGGGAAGCCTATGACTACTACCTGCGCGGCTACCACGCCTTTGCGACCGGATTCTCTCAGTATCCACTCGCGTCGTTCTACGAGGCGCGCAGGTGTCTCGAACGATCGGTATCCATCGATCCAGATTATGCTCGGGCCCATGTGATCCTGGCCCGGACCCATACATACACCTATGTCGAGCCGCGCGATGAAAGCTATCTGGACCCGGCCGAGCTGGAGCGAGCCGGTGAATTGGCCAGGACCGCCGTCCGACTTGATTCGACGTTGCCCCAGGCACGCACCCTTCTTGGGTCATTCCTGATGTTCAAGCGCCGGCACGAAGAGGCCATTGCCGAGTTTGAGCAGGCCTTCGCGCTGAACCCGAATTACTCAGATCACAGCTTTGGGCTTTCCCTGGTGTTTGCTGGTCAGCCGGCCCGGGCCATCGACGTGATGCAGGCCAGCATGCGTCTCGAACCGTTTCGGAACGCAACCCGGCTCGCTTATTCGGGCAATGCCCATTACATGCTGGGCCGTTACGAGGAGGCCGTCGTGCCGCTGCGCGAGAGCGCACGGCTAATGCCCAATTTGCGGATTACGCCGCTTTGGCTCGCGGCCGCCTATGCCCAGCTGGGCCGGCTCGATGACGCTCGCGCAGCCGCTGACGAAGTGCGTCGGATCGAGCCTGGCTTCACGATAGAGCGATGGAAGGTTACCGCCGCCTACAAGAGAGCTGAAGATTCAGAGCGGCTTTTCGACGGCATCCGAAAGGCCGGCTTGCCAGACCGTTGA
- a CDS encoding (2Fe-2S)-binding protein, producing MTTLSLTINGRKHGPMDVRDDLSMNDLLREMLGMTGTKFGCGAAQCLSCAIIVDEPDGSSYTSPTCIAPAVNFDGKSIRTVESHARDGQLSALQQAFIDHFAFQCGYCTSGFLNEGQVLLERLARTPVAREALEQTIADALDGHLCRCTGYIKYHEAVRDVILADSSRYLVATK from the coding sequence GTGACGACCCTCAGCCTCACCATCAATGGCCGGAAGCACGGCCCGATGGACGTCCGCGACGATCTCTCGATGAACGATCTCCTGCGCGAGATGCTCGGCATGACCGGCACCAAGTTCGGCTGCGGCGCGGCGCAGTGCCTGAGCTGCGCCATCATCGTCGACGAGCCCGATGGCTCGAGCTACACCAGCCCGACCTGCATCGCACCGGCCGTCAATTTCGACGGCAAGTCGATCCGCACCGTCGAGAGTCACGCCAGGGACGGCCAGCTCTCGGCCCTGCAACAGGCCTTCATCGATCACTTCGCCTTCCAGTGCGGCTATTGCACATCAGGCTTTCTCAATGAGGGCCAGGTGCTGCTCGAACGTCTCGCGCGCACGCCTGTCGCCCGCGAGGCGCTGGAGCAGACCATTGCGGATGCGCTCGACGGGCATCTGTGCCGCTGCACCGGCTACATCAAATATCACGAGGCGGTGCGCGACGTGATCCTCGCCGATTCCAGCCGTTACCTCGTCGCCACCAAATGA
- a CDS encoding GrlR family regulatory protein — protein MLDGLYKVEYGINGAFGRSIMCLHDGKMLGGNSAFAHLGSYDVKDGVIEAEVITERHNDDPNFKPLMGADVTAIKVRGRTEGSTILLEGKADAMPNGVFWANLAPLDDEALSPRGAIGQGSIANGLYAMQLRALDGVDATLSGVMLLRDGRILGGDAFFYYLGSYSSMDGRWKGEMLNQEHTPAKGDNPVFGGYEVGIGFSGTCTEDSGELEGIALAGKRSLRLAASLKLMRRA, from the coding sequence TTGCTCGACGGACTCTACAAGGTTGAATACGGCATCAACGGCGCCTTCGGTCGCAGCATCATGTGCCTGCATGACGGCAAGATGCTGGGCGGCAATTCCGCCTTCGCGCATCTCGGCAGCTACGATGTCAAGGACGGCGTGATCGAAGCCGAGGTCATCACCGAACGCCATAATGACGATCCCAACTTCAAGCCGTTGATGGGCGCCGACGTCACCGCGATCAAGGTGCGCGGGCGGACGGAGGGGTCGACGATCCTGCTGGAGGGCAAGGCGGATGCGATGCCGAACGGCGTGTTCTGGGCCAATCTTGCGCCGCTCGACGACGAGGCGTTGTCGCCGCGCGGCGCGATCGGCCAGGGCAGCATCGCCAACGGGCTCTATGCGATGCAGCTGCGCGCACTCGACGGCGTCGATGCCACCCTCTCCGGTGTGATGCTGCTGCGCGACGGCCGCATCCTCGGCGGCGACGCGTTCTTCTACTATCTCGGCTCCTATTCCTCGATGGACGGCCGCTGGAAGGGCGAGATGCTCAACCAGGAACACACGCCGGCGAAGGGCGACAATCCCGTGTTCGGCGGCTACGAGGTCGGGATCGGCTTTTCCGGGACCTGCACTGAAGACAGCGGCGAGCTCGAAGGCATCGCGCTCGCCGGCAAGCGCAGCCTGCGGCTGGCGGCCTCGCTCAAGCTGATGCGACGGGCGTAG
- a CDS encoding alpha/beta fold hydrolase: MPVDHQPPRIARADGINICYEIFGEFTAEPLLLIMGLGCQMVLWDDAFCVQIASRGFCVIRFDNRDIGHSSKCTRGKPLTQLELLRMRFLKIPVEAPYKLRDMAEDTIGLMDVLGIRSAHIVGASMGGMIAQEMAIGFPKRVRSLISIMSTTGNPNLPEPSRQAVSILSEPLPRSREGYVARFERNSKVLRAGRFPKDEALDRRRAERVFDRGLSRAGVARQMRAVLASGSRKERLRYVRAPTLVIHGTADPLVHPNAGRDTAASIPGAQLMLVPGMGHAMPVLLWPEIIDAIDEHAHLANAKAGRIGRRARIQRQADTTNR; the protein is encoded by the coding sequence TTGCCAGTCGACCACCAGCCGCCGCGGATCGCCCGCGCAGACGGCATTAACATCTGTTACGAAATTTTTGGCGAGTTCACTGCCGAGCCATTGCTGCTGATCATGGGTTTGGGCTGTCAAATGGTACTCTGGGACGACGCCTTCTGCGTCCAGATTGCGTCGCGCGGATTTTGCGTCATTCGTTTCGACAACCGCGACATTGGCCACTCTTCCAAGTGCACCAGGGGCAAGCCCCTGACGCAACTCGAATTGCTGAGAATGCGGTTCCTGAAGATCCCGGTGGAAGCGCCATACAAGCTGCGCGACATGGCCGAGGATACAATTGGGCTGATGGACGTCCTCGGTATCAGGTCGGCGCATATCGTCGGCGCCTCCATGGGCGGAATGATCGCGCAGGAAATGGCGATCGGCTTCCCCAAGCGGGTCCGCTCGTTGATCTCGATCATGTCGACCACGGGTAATCCAAACTTGCCGGAACCGTCGCGCCAAGCCGTTTCGATCCTATCTGAGCCGCTACCGAGAAGCCGTGAGGGCTACGTGGCTCGCTTCGAACGAAATTCGAAGGTGCTTCGAGCCGGCCGGTTTCCAAAGGACGAAGCGCTCGATCGCCGTCGCGCCGAACGCGTCTTTGATCGCGGACTGAGCCGGGCGGGCGTCGCGAGGCAGATGCGGGCTGTCCTCGCATCGGGAAGCCGCAAGGAACGGCTGCGTTACGTCAGGGCGCCTACGCTCGTCATACACGGCACCGCCGATCCGCTTGTTCATCCGAACGCCGGCAGAGACACGGCCGCTTCTATTCCAGGCGCTCAGTTGATGCTTGTTCCGGGCATGGGCCACGCGATGCCCGTGCTCCTATGGCCCGAAATCATCGACGCCATCGACGAGCACGCTCACCTGGCAAATGCGAAGGCGGGGCGAATTGGACGGCGCGCCCGTATCCAACGCCAGGCGGACACGACAAACCGGTGA
- a CDS encoding Isoquinoline 1-oxidoreductase subunit: MMTARVRIMVAVAALTSSLCAGYAASDTTSHGLASPESFAGIADTEKRSAAIFTELGKVLTHPRCTNCHPAGDSPRQGDNPHLHQPPVTRGADGHGSPSMRCNTCHQKANFEPGRIPGHPEWHLAPREMAWEGKTIGEICEQIRDPARNGGRKVEDLIDHIGKDTLVGWAWKPGFGRSPAPGTQAQAGALVEAWVKTGAACPAP; this comes from the coding sequence ATGATGACCGCGCGCGTCAGGATCATGGTTGCGGTGGCGGCGCTGACGAGCAGCCTCTGCGCTGGCTACGCGGCGTCGGACACGACGAGCCACGGCCTCGCCTCGCCCGAAAGTTTTGCCGGCATCGCCGACACCGAGAAGCGCTCGGCCGCGATCTTCACCGAGCTCGGCAAGGTGCTGACGCATCCGCGCTGCACCAACTGCCATCCGGCCGGCGACAGCCCGCGCCAGGGCGACAATCCGCACCTGCATCAGCCGCCGGTGACGCGCGGTGCCGACGGCCACGGCTCGCCGTCGATGCGTTGCAACACCTGTCACCAGAAGGCGAATTTCGAGCCCGGCCGCATTCCCGGTCATCCCGAATGGCACCTCGCCCCGCGCGAGATGGCCTGGGAGGGCAAGACCATCGGCGAAATCTGCGAGCAGATCAGGGATCCCGCGCGCAACGGCGGCCGCAAGGTCGAAGATCTGATCGACCACATCGGCAAGGACACGCTGGTCGGCTGGGCCTGGAAGCCTGGCTTCGGCCGTTCACCCGCACCGGGCACGCAAGCGCAGGCCGGCGCATTGGTGGAAGCCTGGGTGAAGACGGGAGCAGCCTGCCCTGCGCCCTGA
- a CDS encoding xanthine dehydrogenase family protein molybdopterin-binding subunit has product MRPSRREFVKLISAGGISVSLSQLAAAASAPFATHETLPGRGNFNPATKGAGRVDGVAKVTGAKLYASDFRANDMPGWPQSTSHAILVRANDATHVYTGMDLARLNGALKPSVIVTAGDLDRIGTQVPEFYAGDLFCPLGKTPLYLGQPVALLIFERFDAFDQARLVLRDGTFVRFGEETGPVIAPDYGSYRFTRLAGPSPDKPDVYSPIQAGWVSPKKVQNAALPVWSPLARDMPADYVKAAKLGDQIRDELAADNASLLVLDREFETQSVDPMFLEPECGLAWYAGKGGNLELVLGVQSPYEAAESLAHLLAKAHAPYKPSHINAQFAHVGGGFGGRDHTPFILYVALAAICFPGKPVRLAHDRYQQFQAGIKRHPIKMRSRIGIDRATGLIKAFAADHVLDGGGLQNFSANVAVVAATGAIGIYDIPKVDVTTIALHSRGVTAGSMRGYGTLQTMTALEALIDEAASELKIDPIEFRRRNALKPNGRTMSGNPYIVSVRTPEILDKLEKHPIWRQRAQLGQTSGDRLVGTGVACVTKDYGSGADCSLGRVELGADGKIAIYCDHVEMGNGIGTALANRVAFHLGAIADEVSVARVDSYDMLGLVTSGDPYTMDQKTQDAAERNPRWVPAISSATSASIGAHVGTHSSSEAARVIFRFGLWPAALELWRIPKTDPRAKQSANASWQNGELTMPGLAPLPLARLAATAHASGFVTGAVAHSFSRWAWSRARFPLFGEQYRAEIDALAIRRGNNKFERINRSSVKFPPTDNNRIGTAYTSMCGTLVRVEIERATGALRIAKAYSVFECGTALVPEVVMGQSHGGFAMGVGYALLETLPPFEGGPGNGEWNLGRYLVARGSDLPLRDLEIEMLKPLTPDEAPKGMAEVVMIPIVPALINAIHDATGHRFRALPVTASLLKGVLA; this is encoded by the coding sequence ATGCGGCCTTCGCGACGCGAGTTCGTGAAGTTGATATCGGCGGGCGGCATTTCGGTCAGCCTGTCGCAACTTGCGGCGGCGGCGAGCGCGCCCTTCGCGACCCATGAGACGCTGCCCGGCCGCGGCAATTTCAATCCCGCGACCAAGGGCGCCGGCCGCGTCGACGGCGTCGCCAAGGTGACCGGCGCGAAACTCTACGCCTCCGATTTCCGCGCCAACGACATGCCGGGCTGGCCGCAATCCACCTCGCACGCGATTTTGGTGCGCGCCAACGACGCCACGCATGTCTACACCGGCATGGACCTCGCCCGCCTCAACGGCGCGCTGAAGCCGTCGGTCATCGTCACCGCTGGGGATCTCGACCGCATCGGCACGCAGGTGCCGGAGTTCTATGCCGGCGATCTGTTCTGCCCGCTCGGCAAGACGCCGCTCTATCTGGGCCAGCCGGTCGCGCTGCTGATCTTCGAAAGATTCGACGCCTTCGATCAGGCCCGGCTCGTGCTGCGCGACGGCACCTTCGTTAGGTTCGGCGAGGAAACCGGCCCGGTGATCGCGCCCGATTACGGCTCCTACCGCTTCACCCGCCTCGCAGGTCCCTCGCCCGACAAGCCCGATGTCTATTCGCCGATCCAGGCCGGCTGGGTCTCGCCGAAGAAAGTGCAAAATGCCGCACTGCCGGTGTGGTCGCCGCTCGCCAGGGACATGCCGGCCGACTACGTCAAGGCCGCCAAGCTTGGCGACCAGATCCGCGACGAGCTTGCTGCCGACAACGCCTCCCTGCTCGTGCTCGACCGCGAGTTCGAGACGCAATCGGTTGACCCGATGTTCCTTGAGCCGGAATGCGGACTGGCCTGGTATGCCGGCAAGGGCGGAAATCTCGAGCTGGTGCTCGGCGTGCAGTCGCCCTATGAGGCCGCGGAGTCGCTCGCGCATCTGTTGGCCAAGGCCCACGCGCCCTACAAGCCCTCACACATCAATGCGCAGTTTGCTCATGTCGGCGGCGGCTTCGGCGGACGCGACCACACGCCGTTCATCCTTTACGTCGCGCTCGCCGCGATCTGCTTCCCCGGCAAGCCGGTGCGGCTGGCGCATGACCGCTACCAGCAATTCCAGGCCGGCATCAAGCGCCACCCGATCAAGATGCGCTCGCGCATCGGCATCGATCGCGCGACCGGCCTGATCAAGGCCTTCGCCGCCGATCACGTGCTCGACGGCGGCGGGCTGCAGAACTTCTCGGCCAACGTCGCGGTGGTCGCAGCCACAGGTGCGATCGGAATCTACGACATCCCCAAGGTCGACGTCACCACCATCGCGCTGCATTCGCGCGGCGTCACCGCCGGCTCGATGCGCGGCTACGGCACGCTGCAGACCATGACCGCGCTCGAAGCGCTGATCGATGAAGCCGCCTCCGAGCTCAAGATAGATCCGATCGAATTCCGCCGCCGCAATGCGCTGAAGCCAAACGGCCGGACCATGTCCGGCAATCCCTACATCGTCTCGGTGCGCACGCCCGAGATCCTGGACAAGCTGGAAAAGCACCCGATCTGGCGGCAGCGCGCGCAGCTCGGGCAAACCTCTGGCGACCGGCTGGTCGGCACCGGTGTGGCCTGCGTCACCAAGGACTACGGCTCCGGCGCGGACTGCTCGCTCGGCCGCGTCGAGCTCGGCGCCGACGGCAAAATCGCGATCTACTGCGACCACGTCGAGATGGGCAACGGCATCGGCACCGCACTGGCCAACCGCGTCGCCTTCCATCTCGGCGCGATCGCCGACGAGGTCTCGGTCGCGCGTGTCGACAGCTACGACATGCTCGGCCTCGTCACCTCGGGCGATCCCTACACGATGGACCAGAAGACCCAGGATGCCGCGGAGCGGAATCCGCGCTGGGTGCCCGCGATCTCCTCGGCGACCTCGGCGTCGATCGGCGCCCATGTCGGCACGCATTCGTCATCGGAAGCGGCCCGCGTGATCTTCCGCTTCGGCCTGTGGCCCGCCGCGCTTGAGTTGTGGCGCATTCCCAAGACCGACCCGCGTGCCAAACAATCGGCGAATGCGAGCTGGCAGAACGGCGAGCTTACGATGCCCGGCCTCGCGCCGCTGCCGCTGGCAAGACTCGCAGCAACCGCCCACGCAAGCGGCTTCGTCACCGGCGCGGTCGCGCACAGCTTTTCGCGCTGGGCCTGGTCGCGAGCGCGCTTTCCGCTGTTCGGCGAGCAATACCGCGCCGAAATCGACGCGCTCGCAATCCGCCGCGGCAACAACAAATTCGAACGCATCAATCGTAGCAGCGTCAAGTTTCCGCCAACCGACAACAACCGCATCGGCACCGCCTACACCTCGATGTGCGGCACGCTCGTCCGCGTCGAGATCGAACGCGCCACGGGCGCGCTTCGCATCGCCAAGGCCTACAGCGTGTTCGAATGCGGCACCGCGCTCGTGCCTGAAGTGGTGATGGGCCAGTCCCACGGCGGCTTCGCCATGGGCGTCGGCTACGCGCTGCTGGAAACGCTGCCGCCGTTCGAAGGCGGCCCGGGCAACGGCGAATGGAATCTCGGCCGCTATTTGGTCGCGCGCGGCTCCGACCTGCCGTTGCGCGATCTCGAGATCGAGATGCTGAAACCGCTCACCCCGGACGAAGCGCCCAAGGGCATGGCGGAGGTCGTGATGATCCCGATCGTGCCGGCGCTGATCAACGCCATCCATGACGCCACCGGCCACCGCTTCCGCGCACTGCCGGTGACGGCGAGTCTCTTGAAGGGAGTTTTGGCGTGA